The proteins below are encoded in one region of Anaerosporomusa subterranea:
- the cpaB gene encoding Flp pilus assembly protein CpaB encodes MAKITAKGMMGIALALSLATSGLVYNYLQGVSEPTTKETVSVIVAKVDIPSKTKVTAEMIQIQNVPAEYMQPGAVRDGKQVIGVLAREHIIAGEQITSRRLLAEGKAAGLPGIIPPGKRAVTVAVSEVSGVAGLIKPGDHVDVMATFDPGTAGDFIGDILLQNVPVLAVNRDLEATANDPNAKDKKEPIKTSTVTLAIDAPLVHHVAVADDRGKLRLALRPFIGEAGFTLTSPVTVRELMGKPPQPAVKSAPPANERQEVPQKPVQQPRQDGRGIQVIRGAKVETVAL; translated from the coding sequence ATGGCAAAAATTACGGCTAAAGGAATGATGGGCATCGCGCTTGCCCTTAGTCTGGCAACGTCTGGACTGGTGTATAACTATTTACAGGGTGTTAGTGAGCCAACTACTAAGGAAACTGTTTCAGTCATTGTCGCCAAAGTGGATATTCCGTCGAAAACCAAGGTGACAGCCGAGATGATCCAGATACAAAATGTTCCGGCAGAGTATATGCAGCCAGGAGCTGTGCGCGATGGCAAGCAGGTGATTGGAGTATTGGCTCGCGAGCATATTATTGCTGGAGAACAGATCACAAGCCGCAGGCTGCTAGCTGAAGGAAAAGCAGCCGGACTGCCAGGTATTATACCACCTGGCAAGCGGGCTGTAACTGTAGCAGTTAGTGAAGTTAGCGGCGTTGCCGGACTGATTAAGCCTGGCGATCATGTTGATGTGATGGCTACCTTCGATCCGGGAACCGCAGGCGATTTTATCGGTGACATATTGCTGCAAAATGTCCCGGTGCTGGCTGTCAACCGTGACCTGGAGGCGACTGCTAACGATCCGAATGCGAAAGACAAAAAGGAACCGATCAAAACTTCCACAGTAACGCTGGCTATTGATGCTCCCTTAGTCCACCATGTGGCAGTTGCTGACGACCGGGGCAAGCTTCGTTTAGCTCTCCGACCGTTCATAGGAGAGGCGGGGTTCACCTTGACATCACCGGTAACGGTGCGTGAACTTATGGGCAAGCCACCGCAGCCTGCAGTGAAATCTGCGCCGCCGGCGAATGAACGTCAGGAAGTACCGCAAAAGCCAGTTCAGCAACCGCGACAGGATGGCAGAGGCATTCAAGTGATTCGCGGTGCAAAAGTGGAGACAGTCGCACTATAA